One stretch of Pseudomonas fluorescens Q2-87 DNA includes these proteins:
- the tnpC gene encoding IS66 family transposase, whose product MTSHPNLDQLNPEELRALAAQLIQRVETMDKQITHHKSVNEKLAHEIALLKRFKFAKRSEQLSPDQASLLDDLIDTDIAAIEAELEALQPVSVEAKMRQQPKRAALPPQFPRTLIHHEPENSHCQCGCALKRIGEDASEKLDYTPGVFTVERHIRGKWACEQCETLIQAPVPAHVIDKGIPTAGLLAHVMVAKFADHLPLYRQEKIFGRAGLPIARSTLAQWVGNCGVQLQPLVDALREAVLTHGVVHADETPVQMLMPGAKKTHRAYVWAYATSQFCDLAAVVYDFSPSRAGEHARAFLGHWNGKLVCDDFAGYKAGFELGVTEIGCMAHARRKFFDLHATNKSQIAEKALHYIGALYEVEREVRELEPGVRQRIRQEKAAPIIDALHTWMIAQRQLVPEGSAIAKALDYSLKRWIALTRYLDDGAVPIDNNWCENQIRPWALGRSNWLFAGSLRSGKRAAAIMSLIQSARLNGHDPYAYLKDVLTRLPTQRASEITELLPHRWVPV is encoded by the coding sequence ATGACTTCGCATCCGAATCTCGATCAATTAAACCCTGAAGAACTGCGAGCCTTGGCGGCGCAGTTGATCCAGCGCGTCGAGACGATGGACAAGCAAATTACTCATCACAAGTCGGTCAACGAGAAGCTGGCCCACGAGATCGCGCTGCTCAAACGCTTCAAGTTTGCCAAGCGCAGCGAGCAGCTAAGTCCGGATCAAGCCAGCTTGCTCGACGACTTGATCGACACCGATATCGCCGCCATCGAAGCTGAGCTTGAAGCACTGCAACCCGTGTCTGTCGAAGCCAAAATGCGCCAGCAGCCCAAGCGCGCTGCGCTGCCACCGCAGTTCCCTCGCACTCTGATCCATCACGAACCGGAAAACAGCCACTGCCAATGCGGCTGCGCCCTCAAGCGTATCGGCGAAGATGCCAGCGAAAAGCTCGACTACACACCGGGCGTTTTCACGGTCGAGCGCCATATCCGTGGAAAATGGGCCTGCGAGCAGTGCGAAACACTGATCCAGGCGCCGGTACCGGCGCACGTCATCGACAAAGGCATCCCGACGGCGGGCCTGCTGGCCCACGTCATGGTGGCCAAGTTTGCCGACCATCTGCCGCTGTATCGGCAGGAGAAAATCTTCGGCCGCGCCGGACTGCCTATTGCTCGCTCGACCTTGGCGCAATGGGTGGGCAACTGCGGCGTGCAATTACAGCCGCTGGTTGATGCGCTGCGCGAAGCCGTGCTGACGCACGGCGTCGTCCACGCCGACGAGACGCCGGTACAAATGCTGATGCCTGGCGCTAAGAAAACTCACCGCGCTTATGTCTGGGCCTATGCCACCAGCCAGTTCTGCGATCTGGCAGCAGTCGTTTATGACTTCAGTCCGAGCCGTGCTGGCGAACATGCCCGAGCCTTCCTTGGCCACTGGAACGGCAAGCTAGTCTGCGACGACTTCGCTGGCTACAAGGCAGGCTTTGAACTGGGCGTCACGGAGATCGGCTGCATGGCCCATGCACGCCGCAAGTTCTTCGACTTGCACGCGACCAACAAAAGCCAGATCGCCGAAAAAGCGCTGCACTACATCGGGGCCTTGTACGAAGTAGAACGAGAAGTCCGCGAGCTGGAACCGGGTGTCCGACAGCGAATACGGCAGGAAAAAGCAGCGCCTATTATCGACGCACTTCATACCTGGATGATCGCCCAGAGGCAGCTTGTGCCTGAGGGATCGGCCATCGCCAAGGCATTGGATTACAGCCTCAAACGCTGGATAGCGCTAACGCGTTATCTCGATGACGGTGCTGTACCCATCGATAATAACTGGTGCGAGAATCAAATTCGGCCGTGGGCTCTTGGTCGCTCGAACTGGCTGTTCGCGGGCTCGTTACGCAGTGGTAAACGTGCCGCAGCGATCATGAGTTTGATCCAGTCGGCGCGGCTCAACGGGCATGATCCGTATGCGTATTTGAAGGATGTTCTTACACGCCTGCCGACGCAGCGGGCGAGTGAGATTACCGAGCTGTTGCCGCACAGGTGGGTGCCCGTTTAA
- a CDS encoding Abi family protein — protein MRPFDKPALSVEQQLELLKQRGLHIANDDRAMRFLEVATLFRLSPYMRPFQEPDPEHTFKPGSTLKAIVDIYRFDGSLRRITMDAIERVEVAIRATISNHMCPKYGADWIADSSVFSSSYSHPDLLRPLREQMNKERSKLRRDIDRIKKGRQADGLQHQRIENRMRDNYFRYYGATYAHPELPPAWAIMEELSLGTVSALFNAIGKSADKKAIATRFSLPFEVLASWLHTLTFIRNCCAHHSRLWNRELSIRPSLPKEWTIPTAPANRPQPKQRLYIVLTMLAYLTDLISPDSQWKLRLAEIMDRQEVDYLRLMGFPDKWKDQQQWRRA, from the coding sequence ATGAGGCCCTTCGACAAACCGGCTCTCAGCGTAGAACAGCAATTGGAACTGCTAAAGCAACGAGGCTTGCACATCGCCAACGATGATCGGGCCATGCGTTTTCTTGAAGTGGCCACGCTGTTTCGCCTGAGTCCTTACATGCGCCCTTTTCAAGAGCCAGACCCTGAACATACTTTCAAGCCAGGCAGCACACTGAAGGCAATCGTCGACATCTACCGCTTCGATGGTTCGTTGCGGCGCATTACCATGGACGCCATCGAACGTGTCGAAGTCGCCATACGAGCGACTATCAGCAATCATATGTGCCCAAAGTATGGGGCTGACTGGATAGCTGACTCGTCAGTCTTCTCCTCGTCATACTCACACCCCGATCTGTTGCGTCCGTTGCGGGAGCAAATGAATAAGGAGCGCAGCAAACTCAGACGTGATATTGACCGCATCAAAAAGGGTCGACAAGCCGATGGGCTTCAGCACCAGCGGATCGAAAACCGCATGCGCGACAATTATTTTCGATATTACGGTGCAACCTATGCCCACCCTGAGTTGCCGCCCGCTTGGGCGATCATGGAAGAGCTGAGCCTTGGGACGGTATCTGCTCTCTTCAATGCCATAGGCAAAAGCGCCGACAAGAAAGCTATTGCCACCCGCTTCAGCCTGCCCTTCGAAGTATTAGCCTCCTGGCTACACACGTTGACCTTCATTCGCAACTGTTGTGCTCACCACTCCAGACTATGGAACCGAGAGCTTTCGATTCGACCGTCCTTGCCTAAAGAATGGACCATCCCAACGGCTCCTGCTAACCGACCTCAGCCCAAACAGCGGTTATACATCGTATTGACGATGCTGGCCTACCTAACCGACTTGATCAGCCCAGACAGCCAATGGAAGCTTCGCCTGGCCGAAATCATGGATCGGCAGGAAGTGGATTATTTGAGACTCATGGGGTTTCCAGATAAATGGAAGGATCAGCAGCAATGGCGCCGAGCGTAA
- a CDS encoding DUF3077 domain-containing protein, whose translation MPNPQDLKTVGLTFFSYHADRPLFRVNSGIPVGEALTHASNLLHVAKVLAEGAAMIRGTDRYAWASLRPTEPRHRCSTWRRS comes from the coding sequence ATGCCGAATCCGCAAGACCTCAAAACCGTAGGCCTAACCTTCTTCTCCTACCACGCCGACCGCCCTCTCTTTCGCGTCAACAGCGGCATACCCGTAGGCGAAGCCCTAACCCACGCTTCCAACCTCCTCCACGTTGCCAAGGTCCTGGCCGAGGGCGCGGCGATGATTCGAGGTACGGATCGTTATGCCTGGGCTTCACTCAGACCAACCGAGCCCCGCCATCGATGTTCAACGTGGCGCCGTTCATAA
- a CDS encoding SDR family oxidoreductase → MTHSTATQNAFTQPLPAQLEGRTVVIFGGTSGIGLAAAIQAKAAGALVIVIGSNAERAEQAALEHGLAGWRAADVTHSEAIYAALADIPHVDHLVLLAGTFVAGKVLDAEIDHLRRAFEERIWASVHAIRALGNRLSKDGSITFVSGCLADRPNAHGTAVLAAASAAMEALARGLALELAPVRVNTLSPGPINTPIFSKALGEGRDAYVRAWEQALPLHRVGTAAEAGAATVFLMTNTFMNGATLNIDGGARLV, encoded by the coding sequence ATGACCCATTCCACAGCTACACAAAACGCATTTACCCAACCGCTTCCAGCCCAATTGGAAGGCCGCACCGTGGTGATTTTCGGCGGCACGTCCGGCATTGGTTTAGCCGCGGCGATTCAAGCCAAAGCTGCCGGGGCACTCGTGATAGTAATCGGCTCCAACGCCGAACGTGCCGAACAAGCAGCCCTGGAGCACGGGCTCGCCGGCTGGCGTGCCGCTGATGTCACCCATAGCGAAGCCATCTATGCCGCCTTGGCGGACATCCCACACGTGGATCATCTGGTTCTACTCGCCGGGACATTTGTGGCGGGCAAGGTGCTGGATGCGGAAATCGATCACCTGCGCCGGGCGTTTGAAGAGCGGATATGGGCCTCTGTGCACGCCATTCGCGCGCTCGGCAATCGGTTGTCCAAGGACGGTTCCATCACCTTTGTCTCCGGCTGCTTGGCCGATCGGCCCAATGCCCACGGCACCGCTGTGCTCGCTGCTGCTTCGGCAGCCATGGAAGCACTGGCCCGTGGCTTGGCTCTGGAACTGGCGCCCGTTCGCGTCAACACCCTGTCCCCAGGCCCGATCAACACCCCCATTTTCAGCAAAGCCCTGGGCGAGGGGCGCGATGCGTACGTCCGCGCATGGGAACAAGCGTTGCCGTTGCATCGTGTGGGCACCGCCGCTGAAGCAGGCGCGGCTACCGTTTTCTTGATGACCAATACGTTTATGAACGGCGCCACGTTGAACATCGATGGCGGGGCTCGGTTGGTCTGA
- a CDS encoding LysR family transcriptional regulator yields MKEQIGLDRLTGLIAFARAASLGSYTAAARDLSVSPSAISKSVQRLEQHFELSLFSRTTRSLTLTAEGRDLYERALRILREVEDIEQAAAASRAEPSGTLKVTAPPPIGLNILAPAIPRFRQRYPKLAIDLRLGDQFADIVEQGIDVAVRVGDLTDSRLISRRLGPHRICAFASPAYLAERGTPLELSDLADHDCVNFRYQSSGQALRWPFSVGDRIVEIAPDASIIIDASDAVAAVLAAGGGIGISPTYVAAPYVARGELKPLFPQFAVDRSSITALWPESRRASPNVKAFVGFLNELFPTPTAWDEIVAKGALNSI; encoded by the coding sequence ATGAAGGAACAAATTGGGTTGGACCGCCTTACAGGTCTCATTGCCTTTGCTCGCGCAGCCTCCTTGGGCAGCTATACCGCTGCAGCGCGCGATTTATCGGTGTCGCCGTCTGCCATCAGCAAGAGCGTGCAACGCCTGGAGCAGCATTTCGAGCTGAGTTTGTTCAGCCGTACCACCCGCTCGCTCACTCTGACAGCGGAAGGACGAGACCTGTACGAACGAGCGTTACGGATTTTGCGCGAGGTGGAGGACATTGAGCAGGCTGCTGCTGCCTCGCGCGCTGAGCCCTCCGGCACCTTGAAAGTGACAGCGCCACCACCTATCGGACTGAACATATTGGCGCCGGCGATTCCCAGGTTTCGCCAGCGCTACCCCAAGCTCGCCATCGACCTGCGCTTGGGCGATCAGTTTGCGGACATCGTCGAGCAAGGCATCGATGTGGCCGTGCGCGTGGGCGACCTGACCGACTCGCGACTCATCTCTCGTAGACTGGGGCCGCATCGAATTTGCGCTTTTGCCTCGCCAGCCTATTTAGCCGAACGCGGCACGCCGCTGGAGCTCAGTGATCTGGCCGACCACGACTGCGTGAATTTTCGCTACCAGAGTTCGGGCCAGGCGTTGCGCTGGCCATTCAGCGTGGGAGATCGAATAGTGGAAATCGCACCCGACGCCTCCATCATCATCGACGCCAGCGATGCGGTAGCCGCGGTGCTCGCAGCGGGCGGTGGCATTGGCATTTCACCCACCTATGTCGCGGCGCCTTATGTCGCTCGGGGAGAACTGAAGCCGCTCTTTCCACAGTTCGCCGTCGACCGCTCCTCCATCACAGCCTTATGGCCTGAAAGCCGCCGGGCAAGCCCGAACGTTAAAGCGTTTGTAGGTTTTCTGAACGAGCTGTTTCCCACCCCCACGGCGTGGGACGAGATCGTAGCAAAGGGCGCCCTGAACTCCATCTAA
- a CDS encoding dihydrofolate reductase family protein — translation MTTAHVFIATSLDGFIARPDGDIDWLLQRDDPTEDHGYSDFIADKDVIVMGRGSYEKVLTFDTWFYERPVVVLSEQLANSPVPEALKGKVRFSHLSPRDVMEELATQGVRRVYVDGGQVVQSFLRDGLVADMVITTVPVLIGSGRPLFGALQQDVELKLVSSRSFPSGLVQSTYRLGA, via the coding sequence ATGACCACTGCCCACGTTTTCATCGCCACCAGTCTGGATGGCTTCATCGCCCGGCCCGATGGTGACATCGACTGGCTTTTGCAACGCGACGATCCAACCGAGGACCATGGCTACTCAGACTTCATTGCTGACAAGGATGTGATTGTGATGGGGCGGGGAAGCTACGAGAAGGTACTGACCTTTGACACTTGGTTCTATGAAAGGCCCGTGGTGGTGCTGTCTGAACAACTGGCGAATTCGCCGGTGCCCGAGGCGCTGAAGGGTAAGGTGCGTTTCTCCCACCTCTCACCCAGGGACGTGATGGAGGAACTGGCGACGCAGGGCGTACGTCGAGTCTATGTCGACGGCGGGCAAGTGGTGCAGTCATTCCTGCGTGATGGATTAGTCGCCGACATGGTGATCACCACGGTTCCTGTGCTGATCGGATCGGGTAGACCGTTGTTCGGGGCCCTTCAGCAGGACGTTGAATTGAAGCTGGTATCCAGTCGCAGCTTTCCTTCGGGATTGGTTCAGTCCACCTATCGCCTGGGTGCATGA
- a CDS encoding type II toxin-antitoxin system RelE/ParE family toxin: protein MRVEWLEKALKNLEDEASYIALETPKAADDFSDAIFASVERLAQFPTMGREGRVKNTREWAVPNWSYLIPYRVLGDRLQILGVFHTRQRPRAQW, encoded by the coding sequence ATGCGGGTTGAGTGGCTGGAAAAAGCCCTTAAAAACCTGGAAGACGAAGCCAGTTACATAGCCCTTGAAACCCCCAAGGCTGCTGACGACTTTTCCGATGCAATCTTTGCCAGCGTAGAACGGTTGGCCCAATTCCCAACCATGGGCCGTGAAGGTCGAGTAAAGAACACACGGGAATGGGCAGTTCCTAATTGGTCCTATCTCATTCCCTATCGGGTACTCGGTGATCGGCTTCAAATTCTTGGGGTGTTCCACACAAGGCAACGCCCTCGTGCCCAGTGGTAA
- a CDS encoding CopG family ribbon-helix-helix protein has protein sequence MTGISLNLPEDLSNSLSDLAKTNGQTVSYLAMDVLRDYIEHEKALTAQIELAVEEADQGKFASDGQVAAMRSRRWSRDAG, from the coding sequence ATGACCGGGATTTCCCTGAACCTGCCGGAAGACCTTTCGAACTCACTCTCTGATCTGGCCAAGACGAATGGCCAAACAGTGAGCTATTTGGCGATGGACGTTCTTCGTGATTACATCGAGCACGAGAAGGCGTTGACCGCACAAATCGAGCTGGCGGTAGAGGAGGCCGATCAAGGTAAGTTCGCCTCCGATGGTCAAGTAGCCGCGATGCGTTCCCGACGCTGGAGCAGGGATGCGGGTTGA
- a CDS encoding methyl-accepting chemotaxis protein, whose protein sequence is MKIRTKVIGSGLVSLSFALLLGGIGLWGYHSMSEALVQSETSISAMRKHMEADMMHDAIRADVLAALLVVRGDAQGAKDVLEAFDEHSQRMRKVIAENAEAKLPGAVAQAITELKPQADTYIEKAKQVIGKALSGAQDGHALRAEFDTAFSALEERNEAVSELIENQAQTSREHQDSSIQTSQSWLVITLLATCVALALLSWSLLKAVLTPLNKIILNTQAISQGDLQRSMGAQSKDELGQLQGVIEQMQTNLRQMIATIRGQSDELNGTSRNLGDTARQIVASADQQAQSATSMAASMEQMMANISQIHQHADSARTISAQSEQLASSGGQVILGVVEGMNRIAEVVNQSSSKITALDASSEDIHSIIQVIKSIAEQTNLLALNAAIEAARAGEAGRGFAVVADEVRNLAARTTQSTQEITAMIERIQTSARDAVANMQACVSRVDEGVNLAQQAGVSISEIRTGARHAAEVVEEISQTIAEQSKASDEMAQRVESIAEQSRKNTRSIHNLTQTADQLNDAAGSMQASVQQFKI, encoded by the coding sequence ATGAAGATCCGCACCAAAGTCATAGGCTCGGGGTTGGTCAGTCTTTCTTTTGCGCTGTTGCTCGGTGGCATCGGGTTGTGGGGTTATCACTCCATGTCCGAGGCCCTGGTGCAGAGCGAGACCAGTATTTCGGCCATGCGCAAGCACATGGAGGCGGACATGATGCACGACGCCATTCGTGCCGATGTGTTGGCCGCTTTGTTGGTGGTGCGCGGGGATGCTCAGGGGGCCAAGGATGTGCTGGAGGCGTTTGACGAGCATTCCCAGCGGATGCGCAAGGTTATTGCCGAGAACGCCGAGGCGAAGTTGCCGGGGGCGGTCGCTCAGGCGATTACTGAGTTGAAACCACAAGCCGATACCTACATCGAGAAAGCCAAGCAGGTGATCGGCAAGGCGTTGAGCGGTGCCCAGGATGGTCATGCGTTGCGAGCCGAGTTCGACACGGCGTTTTCAGCCTTGGAGGAGCGCAACGAGGCGGTCAGCGAACTGATCGAAAACCAGGCGCAGACGTCGCGCGAGCATCAGGACAGCAGCATCCAAACTTCACAAAGTTGGTTGGTCATTACCTTGCTGGCCACGTGCGTGGCGTTGGCGCTGTTGTCGTGGAGCTTGCTCAAGGCGGTGCTCACGCCGCTGAACAAGATCATCCTCAATACCCAGGCGATTTCCCAGGGAGATTTGCAGCGGTCGATGGGAGCGCAAAGCAAGGATGAGCTGGGCCAGTTGCAAGGGGTGATCGAGCAGATGCAAACGAATCTGCGGCAGATGATCGCCACGATCCGTGGCCAGAGCGACGAGTTGAACGGCACGTCGCGGAATCTGGGCGACACGGCGCGGCAGATCGTGGCCAGTGCCGATCAGCAGGCGCAGAGTGCGACCAGCATGGCCGCGAGCATGGAGCAGATGATGGCGAACATCAGCCAGATCCATCAACACGCCGACAGCGCCCGGACGATTTCGGCGCAGTCCGAACAATTGGCTAGCAGCGGCGGGCAGGTGATTCTCGGGGTGGTGGAGGGCATGAACCGGATCGCCGAGGTGGTCAACCAATCTTCCAGCAAGATCACGGCGCTGGATGCGTCCTCCGAAGACATTCATTCCATCATCCAAGTGATCAAGAGCATCGCCGAGCAAACCAACTTGCTGGCACTCAACGCGGCCATCGAGGCCGCGCGTGCCGGCGAGGCGGGTCGCGGTTTTGCGGTGGTGGCCGATGAAGTGCGCAACTTGGCGGCACGCACCACTCAGTCCACCCAGGAAATCACCGCGATGATCGAGCGCATCCAGACCAGCGCCCGGGATGCGGTGGCGAATATGCAGGCGTGCGTCAGTCGGGTGGACGAAGGCGTGAACCTGGCCCAGCAGGCCGGGGTGTCCATCAGCGAAATCCGCACCGGCGCCCGGCATGCCGCCGAGGTGGTGGAAGAAATTTCCCAGACCATTGCCGAGCAATCGAAGGCCAGCGATGAAATGGCCCAGCGGGTCGAATCGATTGCCGAGCAATCCCGGAAAAATACCCGCTCGATCCACAACCTGACGCAAACGGCGGATCAACTGAATGACGCGGCGGGGTCGATGCAGGCTTCGGTACAACAGTTCAAGATCTGA
- a CDS encoding RES family NAD+ phosphorylase, producing MTPPLVDPQWKRAYRIVNSSFPPITLFEDVLDPEDLATAYALEALTNDRLMAEAGVLSRVRPEDRVSGPGSSPVMAAFTHIGKSSRFSDGTFGVYYAASSQEAAIAETCYHQARFLGATNEPDLELTMRTYVNKVVKPLHDIRHDYPHLHNPDPAAYGPSQVFARQLRETLSWGLLYNSVRLPGHECVAAFRPPAVSIPVQGKHIRYVWSAQKREISFVFEVSEV from the coding sequence ATGACGCCACCGCTGGTGGATCCGCAATGGAAACGGGCCTATCGGATCGTCAACAGCAGCTTCCCGCCGATCACATTGTTTGAAGACGTGCTCGACCCCGAGGACCTGGCCACTGCCTATGCCCTTGAAGCATTGACCAATGATCGGCTCATGGCTGAAGCCGGCGTGCTGTCGCGGGTGCGCCCCGAAGACCGGGTTTCCGGGCCCGGCTCCTCGCCCGTGATGGCGGCGTTTACCCATATCGGCAAAAGCAGCCGCTTCAGCGACGGCACTTTCGGCGTCTACTATGCCGCCAGCAGCCAGGAAGCCGCTATCGCCGAAACCTGCTATCACCAGGCGCGATTCCTTGGGGCGACCAACGAGCCCGACCTCGAATTGACCATGCGCACCTATGTCAACAAGGTCGTCAAACCCCTGCACGACATCCGCCACGACTACCCGCACCTCCACAATCCGGACCCTGCCGCCTACGGTCCGTCCCAAGTGTTCGCCCGACAACTGCGCGAAACTTTGTCTTGGGGGCTGCTCTACAACAGCGTTCGCCTGCCCGGCCACGAATGCGTAGCCGCTTTTCGCCCACCGGCGGTGTCGATTCCGGTGCAAGGCAAGCATATTCGGTACGTCTGGAGTGCCCAGAAGCGGGAGATATCGTTTGTGTTCGAGGTGAGCGAGGTGTGA
- a CDS encoding MbcA/ParS/Xre antitoxin family protein — protein MATSSIALNAQQQLDSPDAGRVALKFFFNLMTLWGCTVEQQRILLGKVGNTTFYKYKQLPENVRLPRDTLERISYLMGIHKALSIIFSNSRDRAYQWVSSPNTAAPFNGQSALTYMLAGRVVDIADVRRYLDGVRG, from the coding sequence ATGGCCACTTCCTCGATTGCCCTCAACGCACAGCAACAATTGGATTCCCCGGACGCGGGTCGAGTCGCGTTGAAATTCTTCTTCAATCTCATGACGCTTTGGGGCTGCACTGTCGAGCAGCAGCGCATATTGTTGGGCAAGGTTGGAAACACGACTTTCTATAAGTACAAACAATTGCCGGAAAACGTACGGCTGCCTCGCGACACCCTTGAGCGTATTTCCTATCTGATGGGTATTCACAAGGCGCTGAGCATTATCTTCAGCAACAGTCGGGACCGTGCCTATCAATGGGTCAGCAGCCCTAACACCGCTGCGCCGTTCAACGGCCAGTCGGCGCTGACCTACATGCTGGCCGGACGAGTGGTGGACATCGCCGATGTACGGCGCTATCTGGACGGAGTGCGCGGTTGA
- a CDS encoding LysR family transcriptional regulator encodes MDSRTLRNLMRIVQTGSLSAAAEHSCLTVQALAAQLNKVEEQFGFRLFRRSNKGLTLTSQGSELTPFMDQVLIATRQLEEKVAALKTPRQRTLKVALNTTLPTDFNRRMIDRLIGVFPQYQLEFSYAESMENLSKLKNEAFDLAILIGQQQSGFSSITMPDVQVRVVGAHCGDEDDSLGLLGDKFQVRPAEECPYSHSFLRFLDAGLGEYGSSQRMVYSCSETLTLSLITQLDGLGLVSREAALRNGLTIFPDFEDFLEVRLTVNNPELSSQALHDVVDLRLQEGTERDVRRRAHRHTEKQVATEIRT; translated from the coding sequence ATGGATAGCAGAACCCTACGCAACCTCATGCGCATCGTGCAGACCGGTTCGTTGTCGGCTGCGGCCGAGCATTCGTGTCTTACGGTGCAGGCCCTGGCGGCGCAGTTGAATAAAGTCGAGGAGCAGTTCGGTTTCCGGTTGTTCCGGCGCTCGAACAAGGGCCTGACGTTGACGAGCCAAGGCTCGGAACTGACGCCTTTTATGGATCAGGTGCTGATCGCTACCCGGCAATTGGAAGAGAAAGTCGCGGCGCTCAAGACGCCTCGGCAACGCACGCTCAAGGTGGCGCTCAATACCACCCTGCCAACGGACTTCAACCGACGGATGATCGATCGATTGATCGGCGTCTTTCCCCAGTACCAGTTGGAGTTCAGTTACGCCGAGTCGATGGAGAACCTGAGCAAGCTCAAGAACGAAGCGTTTGACCTGGCGATCCTGATCGGCCAACAGCAAAGCGGCTTTTCCAGTATCACCATGCCGGATGTGCAGGTGCGGGTGGTCGGCGCCCATTGTGGCGACGAAGACGATTCCCTTGGCTTGCTCGGTGACAAGTTCCAGGTGCGTCCGGCAGAAGAATGTCCGTATTCCCACAGCTTTCTTCGCTTTTTGGATGCCGGCCTGGGTGAATATGGGTCAAGCCAGCGGATGGTCTATTCCTGCAGTGAAACCCTGACGTTGTCGTTGATCACTCAGCTCGACGGCCTGGGACTGGTGTCCCGGGAGGCGGCGCTGCGCAACGGGCTGACGATTTTCCCGGACTTCGAGGATTTCCTTGAAGTTCGCCTGACAGTGAACAATCCGGAGTTGTCTAGCCAGGCCCTGCACGATGTAGTGGATTTGCGGCTACAGGAAGGAACCGAGCGCGATGTACGCCGCCGTGCCCACCGCCACACTGAGAAACAGGTTGCGACTGAAATACGCACATAA
- a CDS encoding AzlD domain-containing protein, with product MPDQTFLILVVALMMAVTFLPRALPLQVNTEHWPPFVARALEYLPVAIVAAISLTPLLIKDQRIQLDRPEFYAAIPTLLCAYFSRNLFLSVAVGTAAYIALGSFL from the coding sequence ATGCCTGACCAAACGTTCCTGATCCTGGTGGTGGCCCTGATGATGGCCGTGACCTTCCTGCCACGGGCCTTGCCTTTGCAGGTCAATACCGAACACTGGCCGCCGTTTGTCGCCCGCGCGCTGGAATACCTGCCGGTGGCGATCGTCGCTGCCATCAGCCTGACCCCGCTGCTGATCAAGGATCAGCGAATACAGCTCGACCGCCCGGAGTTTTACGCCGCGATCCCGACGCTGTTATGTGCGTATTTCAGTCGCAACCTGTTTCTCAGTGTGGCGGTGGGCACGGCGGCGTACATCGCGCTCGGTTCCTTCCTGTAG
- a CDS encoding AzlC family ABC transporter permease: MNKTSSQPLAVEPQASRTFAEASPVVAGYFTVSFVFGLMAVNAGLPLWLPVAMCLFVYAGASQFAALALISSGASLTTIVLTTFLINARHMLMSVYMAKALRALGLSRFERWCYAAGLTDESFAFHSVKLGSGAPVSVRYLIGFNLFCHTSWVLGGLLGAVCAQYAAHLIKYQLDYALTAMMLYVLVSLCNTRNKLIAALAAVVCMGVLSLLGSSPFNVFIATFVGCGVGVCLTKRS; encoded by the coding sequence ATGAACAAGACTTCCAGCCAACCGCTGGCGGTCGAACCACAAGCCTCGCGTACCTTCGCTGAAGCCAGTCCGGTGGTAGCGGGTTATTTTACGGTTTCGTTTGTGTTCGGCCTGATGGCGGTCAACGCCGGGCTGCCTTTGTGGTTACCCGTGGCGATGTGCCTGTTTGTCTATGCCGGCGCGTCGCAGTTTGCGGCGCTGGCACTGATCTCCAGCGGCGCGTCGCTGACCACCATCGTGCTCACCACCTTCCTGATCAATGCACGGCACATGCTCATGTCCGTCTACATGGCCAAGGCGTTGCGGGCATTGGGGCTGAGTCGTTTCGAGCGTTGGTGCTACGCGGCGGGGCTGACGGATGAATCCTTTGCCTTCCACAGCGTCAAGCTGGGCAGTGGGGCGCCTGTGAGCGTGCGCTACCTGATTGGCTTCAACCTGTTTTGCCACACGTCCTGGGTGCTGGGTGGCTTGTTGGGCGCCGTTTGTGCGCAATACGCGGCGCACCTGATCAAGTACCAGCTCGACTATGCCCTGACCGCGATGATGCTCTACGTGCTGGTCTCATTGTGCAATACCCGTAACAAACTGATCGCCGCCCTGGCGGCAGTCGTCTGCATGGGCGTGCTGAGCCTGCTGGGCAGTTCGCCGTTCAACGTCTTCATTGCCACGTTCGTTGGCTGCGGGGTGGGCGTATGCCTGACCAAACGTTCCTGA